In Paraburkholderia bryophila, a single genomic region encodes these proteins:
- a CDS encoding ATP-dependent helicase, with protein sequence MDIQYASPSFIHFSARIHVLSVADSPPPSDMSAASGLSDAADTAAWLAKLNDAQREAVEYGADTPDAPPGALLVIAGAGSGKTNTLAHRVANLVVKGADPRRILLLTFSRRAALEMTRRVTRIAGAALGARAALAQGLTWSGTFHSVGARLLREYADLIGLAPAFTINDREDSADLMNLVRHELGLSAKERRFPAKGTCFAIYSRVVNTGASLAHVLDSAFPWCGEWEDDLRRLFAAYVDAKQKQSVLDYDDLLLYWSHMAAEPAIAADLSARFDHVLVDEYQDTNRLQASILLALKPDGRGLTVVGDDAQSIYSFRGATVRNILDFPAQFDPPARQVTLERNYRSTAPILAASNAVIELASERYTKNLWTDKASAQRPRLVTVADEADQARYIVEQVLEAREQGMKLKSQAVLFRAAHHSAALEIELTRRKIPFVKFGGLKFLDSVHVKDVLAVLRWAENPRDRVAGFRVVQLLPGVGPATAAKVLDEIAARAGAGNLADTAGGALAAFTAPARAQEDWHPFVKLMSSAYGRQTPWPSEFEMVRRWYEPHLERNHEDAAIRHADVLQMESIAGTYPSRERFLTELTLDPPDATSGESGVPLLDEDYLILSTIHSAKGQEWRNVFVLNGVDGCIPSDLGTGSEEEIDEERRLLYVAMTRAKEDLHIVVPQRFYVHNQTHMGDRHVWASRTRFIPAHLMPLFDAYAWPRVAIPSAPTAAGLAAAARAKIEIGAKLRKMWD encoded by the coding sequence TCGCCGACTCTCCGCCGCCGTCTGATATGTCCGCTGCGTCCGGTTTATCCGACGCAGCGGATACCGCCGCCTGGCTGGCCAAGCTCAACGACGCGCAGCGCGAAGCCGTCGAATATGGCGCCGACACGCCTGATGCGCCGCCGGGCGCATTACTCGTCATCGCGGGCGCGGGCTCCGGCAAGACCAACACGCTCGCGCATCGGGTTGCCAACCTCGTCGTAAAAGGCGCCGATCCGCGCCGCATTCTGCTGCTGACCTTTTCACGCCGAGCGGCGCTTGAAATGACGCGCCGGGTGACGCGCATTGCCGGCGCGGCGCTTGGCGCGCGCGCCGCGCTCGCGCAAGGGCTGACGTGGTCGGGCACGTTCCATAGCGTCGGCGCGCGGCTGCTGCGCGAATACGCGGATCTGATCGGCCTCGCGCCGGCCTTCACGATCAACGACCGCGAGGATTCCGCCGACCTGATGAACCTGGTGCGTCACGAACTCGGTTTATCCGCGAAAGAGCGGCGTTTCCCGGCCAAAGGCACCTGTTTCGCCATTTATTCGCGCGTGGTGAACACCGGCGCGTCGTTGGCCCATGTGCTCGATAGCGCGTTTCCGTGGTGCGGCGAATGGGAGGACGATCTGCGCCGGCTGTTCGCTGCTTACGTCGACGCGAAACAGAAGCAGAGCGTGCTCGATTACGACGATCTGTTGCTCTACTGGTCGCATATGGCCGCCGAGCCGGCCATCGCGGCGGACCTGTCGGCGCGCTTCGATCACGTGCTGGTCGACGAGTATCAGGACACCAACCGTCTGCAGGCGTCGATCCTGCTCGCCCTGAAGCCGGACGGCCGCGGCCTGACCGTGGTCGGCGACGACGCCCAGTCGATCTATTCGTTTCGCGGCGCGACCGTGCGCAATATTCTCGATTTTCCGGCGCAATTCGATCCGCCGGCGCGCCAGGTCACGCTCGAACGCAATTACCGGTCGACCGCGCCGATTCTCGCGGCGTCGAACGCGGTGATCGAGCTGGCCAGCGAGCGCTACACGAAAAATCTGTGGACCGACAAGGCGTCGGCGCAACGCCCGCGCCTCGTCACGGTCGCCGACGAAGCCGATCAGGCGCGCTACATCGTCGAACAGGTCCTCGAAGCGCGCGAGCAGGGCATGAAGCTCAAGTCGCAGGCGGTGCTGTTTCGCGCGGCTCACCACAGCGCCGCGCTGGAGATCGAACTGACCCGGCGCAAGATTCCGTTCGTGAAGTTCGGCGGGCTGAAATTTCTGGATTCGGTCCACGTCAAGGACGTACTCGCCGTGCTGCGCTGGGCGGAGAATCCGCGCGACCGCGTCGCCGGGTTCCGCGTCGTGCAGTTGCTGCCGGGCGTCGGGCCGGCCACCGCCGCGAAAGTGCTCGATGAGATCGCCGCGCGCGCGGGCGCCGGCAATCTCGCCGACACCGCCGGCGGCGCGCTGGCCGCGTTCACCGCGCCGGCTCGCGCGCAGGAAGACTGGCATCCGTTCGTCAAGCTGATGTCGAGCGCGTACGGCCGCCAGACACCTTGGCCGTCCGAATTCGAAATGGTGCGGCGCTGGTACGAGCCGCATCTGGAGCGCAACCACGAGGACGCGGCGATCCGTCACGCGGATGTATTGCAGATGGAGAGCATCGCGGGCACGTATCCGTCGCGCGAACGCTTTCTGACCGAGCTGACGCTCGACCCGCCCGACGCCACCAGCGGCGAATCCGGCGTCCCGCTGCTCGACGAGGACTATCTGATCCTGTCCACGATTCATTCGGCGAAGGGCCAGGAATGGCGCAACGTGTTCGTGCTGAACGGCGTCGACGGCTGCATTCCGTCTGACCTCGGCACTGGCAGCGAAGAGGAAATCGACGAGGAGCGACGCCTGCTCTACGTGGCGATGACGCGAGCGAAAGAGGACCTGCATATCGTCGTGCCGCAGCGCTTCTACGTGCACAACCAGACGCATATGGGCGACCGCCACGTGTGGGCGTCGCGCACGCGCTTCATTCCCGCGCATCTGATGCCGCTGTTCGACGCCTACGCGTGGCCGCGCGTGGCGATCCCGAGCGCGCCCACGGCGGCGGGGCTTGCCGCCGCGGCGCGGGCGAAGATCGAGATTGGGGCGAAGCTGAGGAAAATGTGGGATTGA
- a CDS encoding DUF4088 family protein translates to MGQITLTLKDETIATLRKDFDAFLRVSLKLDPQFATPSFEDFLRAKLLDNMVPLTEHAVQRMLQGGQYAWAKRTLDKEFPDVVAILMRQAGEFGFGFAARSEWTPEELAKQCRDWAAAIVKEAEGDAALIDPLAAQIKSAAQDIQALEEVMQTPAWRLVESLRQRVYEAKVGCETGVGSTAREKLGELRGLLRLGISHGSFQKQEAQQIMEYLRLLKPEIFVEEPYDVFSRLAAWLRNFFVPPRPAPQQQQRQSR, encoded by the coding sequence ATGGGTCAAATCACCCTCACGCTCAAAGACGAGACCATTGCGACGCTGCGCAAGGATTTCGACGCTTTTCTGCGGGTTTCGCTGAAGCTCGATCCGCAGTTCGCGACGCCGTCTTTCGAGGATTTCTTGCGCGCCAAGTTGCTCGACAACATGGTGCCGCTGACCGAACACGCGGTGCAGCGGATGCTGCAAGGCGGCCAGTACGCCTGGGCCAAACGCACGCTGGACAAGGAGTTTCCGGATGTCGTCGCAATTCTGATGCGGCAGGCGGGCGAATTCGGCTTCGGCTTCGCGGCGCGTTCGGAATGGACGCCGGAAGAGCTCGCCAAGCAGTGCCGCGACTGGGCGGCGGCGATCGTCAAGGAAGCCGAAGGCGACGCCGCGCTGATCGATCCGCTCGCAGCGCAGATCAAGAGCGCCGCGCAGGACATTCAGGCGCTCGAGGAAGTGATGCAGACGCCGGCCTGGCGACTGGTGGAATCGCTGCGCCAGCGCGTGTACGAAGCGAAGGTGGGATGCGAAACCGGCGTGGGCAGCACGGCGCGCGAGAAGCTCGGCGAACTGCGCGGGCTGCTGCGGCTGGGCATTTCGCACGGCTCGTTCCAGAAGCAGGAAGCGCAGCAGATCATGGAATATTTGCGCCTGCTCAAGCCGGAGATTTTCGTCGAAGAGCCGTACGACGTGTTTTCGCGGCTGGCGGCCTGGTTGCGTAATTTCTTCGTGCCGCCGCGTCCGGCGCCGCAACAGCAGCAACGGCAGTCGCGCTAA
- a CDS encoding AzlD domain-containing protein produces MNYVVLILGMALITWVIRAAVFVLGDRLVFPPLVRTALGFVPVTVLTAIIVPMAVSPHGTQAELSWRNPQLVGALAAVLVSALTRRPLLTIAVGLAVFFVWQLVVLK; encoded by the coding sequence ATGAACTACGTCGTCCTGATCCTCGGCATGGCGCTCATCACGTGGGTGATCCGCGCCGCCGTCTTCGTGCTCGGCGACCGGCTGGTGTTTCCGCCGCTCGTGCGGACCGCCCTCGGCTTCGTACCGGTGACGGTGCTGACCGCGATCATCGTGCCGATGGCGGTTTCGCCGCACGGCACCCAGGCCGAACTGAGCTGGCGCAATCCGCAACTGGTCGGCGCACTCGCGGCCGTATTGGTGAGCGCGCTGACACGACGCCCGCTCCTGACCATCGCGGTCGGGCTAGCGGTCTTTTTTGTCTGGCAATTGGTCGTGCTTAAATAG